The genome window GCACTTTCGGCAGGCGGGGGACCTGCGATGGCCAGAGTGCTCAAGCAAACAAAGCAGATCAACAGACCGCTAGCCTTCAGCACAGAAGGCAAGTAATAATTTTTCATAATAGATAGTGAGTTTTTGATTAGACTTTAGCTGTAGTATACAGCATCAAGCAAGCAATTATAAGAAAAAATCACTAAGTATTTCGAACAAGTATTTAGAAAAAGTAATATTATAATTCTTTCATCTAATAAGTCCTATTAAACCTATGATAATTCTTATATTTTTGTCTATTAAATAAGAACAAATCCCTTGATTATTAGCACTATTGTCTAAATACAACTATGTGATAAAAGCCTCCATCTACAAAAAATACCGACTACATCGCAGTCGGTATTTAATCTTTTGCTTAGTAAACAAACTCAGTATGAATTCTGGTTAACAAAGAATTTATCAGACAATTGTTACTTATTTCAATCATTCTGTTACGCCCTATAAACTTTGTAAAAGGCTACGCTACAGATCATATTATTTCTCACCAATTTTGATATACGCCTTCCGGCAGGCATTACAACGGTACAATCGATTTGGGACAAAGAATAAAGCATTCTTTATCAAAGAATTCCGGGGGATACGGTCTACCGAGAACTGTTCGCCGCAATATGGGCATGACTTTTTAGTAGTAAACCTTCGGGAAAGAGTAAGAATATTAAAAATAACGGCTAAGATTTTCATAAACGTTGATATTTTTATGCGGAAGCGTTCAAATATATCCACTTGTATGTGAGAAGCTTGACCGCGTAATCATGTTCTTTCTTTAAGCTTACAAATTCTTATGATTGTTACAGTTTTCATCAAACTGGTTACTTAAACAAAAAAGCCCGATTGCGAGGCAGCCGGACTTTTCATTTTCATGTAGTTAAATAATCTTCAGCGGCTAAAGTAAAGTTTTACCTCCAAATTCCAGCGGGTTACCAGCCCTAGCTCAATAACTTATACGGGCTTACTTTCCTGTTTAACCGTGATTTTTACCCAGCGCAGAAACGCTTCCCCGATAGCGAGATCTCCTAGGTTCTTGTTTACCCGGTTGAGTACGGTCGAACTAGCAAACCCTGCAGTACCGATGTGGGAAAAGCCTACCAGGTACTTACGTTGGAGGTCACTGAACTCTACCCCCTTAAAATGTTCTCGCACCTCAGCGGCGGGGCTAGCCTGCTGGCTTCGATGAATGGGCCGGACAATCCGGATGAAGGAGTAAATTATGACGTTACCCTAACAAGGGAACAAGGCAAACCCAGCTCCTACAGGTGCCGGGTCGTGAGTTTTTGGAGTTTCACAAATCAGGGAAAGTTCTAAATTAAGACGCCACTAGAATATCCGACCACCGGGTAGTGTAACACCGGCTCAGCCACTTTTGCTTCATGGGCCAGGTTCTGTCATAGCCTTGAGCCGCCAAACGTACCTTATCCCGTCCGTACTGCTTATTGATGCCATCAACGGCTTTGCCCAGCTTGGCTAATTTTGGTCTGACCGTTTCTAGCGACAGCTATAACTAGCAGGCGGCTTCTGAGGTAAGATTCGTTTCATAAAAGCGGGTGACTGGGTATTAATAATAAGTGGGTAAGACCACCCCTGCTTGTCCCTTCTGCACCTACCGATTACCTATTTTATCAGTCAACGCTTTCTGTGGCAAACGATATTTATCATCTTTGCAGGAAATGTCGTTACTATGCGAATATGCTTCTGGAAACATCATCCAAACATTGATCAAAATGGATACTTATTAGGGCAAGCCACTATCCTATACCAACAGCGATTTGGATTCGATTTTATCAAACTAATGTCTCCAGGGCCTTGGATGGCTGTTTGTTACGGAGCACTTGATGAGTATCAGGGAGATTATCTGGGACGAAGAGCAATTGTAAAACCTTTGGT of Tellurirhabdus bombi contains these proteins:
- a CDS encoding PID-CTERM protein-sorting domain-containing protein, translating into MKNYYLPSVLKASGLLICFVCLSTLAIAGPPPAESAPIDGGLSVLLAAGAAAGVRKAYQKIKKANQLK
- a CDS encoding DUF4113 domain-containing protein, with the translated sequence MSLETVRPKLAKLGKAVDGINKQYGRDKVRLAAQGYDRTWPMKQKWLSRCYTTRWSDILVAS